A stretch of the Lolium perenne isolate Kyuss_39 chromosome 3, Kyuss_2.0, whole genome shotgun sequence genome encodes the following:
- the LOC127344058 gene encoding LOW QUALITY PROTEIN: receptor-like serine/threonine-protein kinase SD1-8 (The sequence of the model RefSeq protein was modified relative to this genomic sequence to represent the inferred CDS: substituted 3 bases at 3 genomic stop codons) yields the protein MSTDWDQRCLAHRQNHIPRIWAPNRRERMRAHALSILLVATTFLTSSDATDTIDQTTTITGNQTLVSAGGVFRLGFFTPPGSSDGETYIGIWYASIPVQTVVWVANRQNPVVRSPGELRLSPDGRLVIIDGQNTTVWSSDAPTKAVTSHATARLLDNGNFALSSDGSGTPQSVAWQSFDYPTDTHLPGMRLGVDLRTGIARNITSYRSPTDPAPGAYTFKLVMGGMPEFFLFRGAEKIYASGPWNGASLTGVQDKSEGYTFTVVSNPDETYYAYSMTDPTMLSRFVVDGTSGQLQSLVWGDGAWSTYWYYPADPCDSYNRCGAFGYCDMGQATRCSCLPGFRPKSEQQRILGCVRKTDLSSCPGAGDGFWPVNQMKLPDATNATVHADTTLDDCRQLCLGSCSCTAYSAANVSGGVSRGCVIWAVDLLDMRQYTVVVQDVYIRLAQSEVDALSAAAKAANRQHPNRRLVIGVSTALSGLLLLGAVVYYFFWRNKASTKRQDEMAPSIRAEPDVPPGARKHSALRTAQDRLMNESRMSSEKDLELPLFDLEVILAATDNFSADRKIGQGGFGPVYMVXYKSSNSITTFFXLMXILTDLQTGDQQAKLEDGQEVAVKRLSKKSVQGVVEFKNEVKLIAKLQHRNLVRLLGCCIDDHERMLVYEFMHNNSLDTFIFDEGKRKLLEWKNRFEIILGIARGLLYLHEDSRVRIIHRDLKASNVLLDRNMIPKISDFGIARMFGGDQTTAYTAKVIGTYGYMSPEYAMDGVFSMKSDIYSFGVLTLEIITGKKNRGFYDEELDLNLLGYAWKLWKEGQGVDLLDEAMGDTIDHSVALRCIQVALLCVEVHPRNRPLMSSVVTMLSSENATLVEPNEPGVNIGKSTSDTDYSQTHTATNFTGTAVDAR from the exons ATGTCCACAGACTGGGATCAGAGATGTTTAGCCCATCGGCAGAATCACATACCTCGTATTTGGGCGCCCAATCGCAGGGAGAGGATGAGGGCGCATGCGCTCTCCATCCTCCTCGTCGCCACCACCTTCCTCACCAGCTCCGACGCCACCGACACCATCGACCAGACCACGACCATCACCGGCAACCAGACGCTCGTCTCGGCCGGTGGAGTCTTCCGGCTCGGCTTCTTCACTCCGCCTGGCAGCTCCGACGGTGAGACCTACATCGGCATTTGGTACGCGAGCATCCCAGTACAGACCGTCGTGTGGGTCGCCAACCGCCAGAACCCGGTCGTCAGATCCCCCGGCGAGCTCAGGCTCTCGCCCGATGGCCGCCTCGTCATCATCGACGGCCAGAACACCACCGTCTGGTCCTCCGACGCGCCCACCAAAGCCGTGACCAGCCACGCCACCGCCCGGCTCCTCGACAACGGCAACTTCGCCCTCAGCTCCGACGGCAGCGGCACACCCCAGAGCGTTGCATGGCAGAGCTTCGACTACCCGACGGACACGCACCTGCCCGGCATGAGGCTCGGGGTGGACCTCAGGACCGGCATCGCCAGGAACATCACGTCCTACAGAAGCCCGACGGACCCAGCACCCGGGGCCTACACGTTCAAGCTGGTCATGGGCGGGATGCCAGAGTTCTTTCTCTTCCGCGGCGCCGAGAAGATCTACGCGAGCGGGCCGTGGAACGGCGCGTCGCTCACCGGCGTGCAGGACAAGTCCGAGGGCTACACGTTCACGGTGGTGTCCAACCCCGACGAGACCTACTACGCCTACAGCATGACCGACCCGACGATGCTCTCCCGTTTCGTTGTCGACGGCACGTCGGGGCAGCTGCAGAGCCTGGTGTGGGGCGACGGCGCCTGGAGCACCTACTGGTACTACCCGGCCGACCCCTGCGACAGCTACAACCGGTGCGGGGCGTTCGGGTACTGCgacatgggacaggccacgaggtGCAGCTGCCTGCCGGGGTTCAGGCCCAAGTCCGAGCAGCAGCGGATCCTCGGCTGCGTCAGGAAGACCGACCTCAGCAGCTGCCCCGGCGCCGGGGACGGGTTCTGGCCCGTGAACCAGATGAAGCTGCCGGACGCCACCAACGCGACGGTGCACGCCGACACGACTCTTGACGATTGCAGGCAGCTGTGCCTGGGCAGCTGCAGCTGCACGGCGTACTCCGCCGCCAACGTGAGCGGCGGTGTCAGCCGCGGGTGCGTCATCTGGGCCGTCGATCTGCTTGACATGAGGCAGTACACGGTGGTCGTCCAGGACGTGTACATCCGTCTCGCGCAGTCTGAGGTGGATGCCTTGAGCGCCGCTGCCAAAGCAG CTAACCGTCAGCATCCAAACAGGAGATTGGTGATCGGCGTCAGCACCGCTCTTTCCGGTTTGCTTCTTCTGGGGGCGGTTGTCTACTACTTTTTCTGGAGGAACAAGGCGAGCACGAAGCGTCAGGACGAAATGGCACCGAGTATTAGGGCCGAGCCAGACGTGCCTCCTGGGGCCAGGAAACATTCAGCACTGAGAACAGCACAGGATCGCCTGATGAATGAGAGCAGGATGAGCAGCGAAAAAGATCTTGAGCTTCCGTTGTTTGATCTAGAAGTGATTCTAGCTGCAACGGACAACTTCTCTGCAGACCGCAAAATAGGACAAGGTGGATTTGGCCCTGTTTATATGGTATGATACAAGTCAAGTAACAGTATAACAACTTTTTTTTGATTGATGTAGATTTTAACGGACCTGCAAACTGGTGATCAACAGGCAAAACTTGAAGATGGGCAAGAAGTAGCTGTAAAAAGGTTATCCAAGAAATCAGTACAGGGGGTTGTGGAATTCAAGAACGAGGTAAAACTGATAGCAAAGCTTCAACATAGGAACCTGGTGAGGCTGCTAGGCTGCTGCATCGACGACCACGAGAGAATGTTAGTGTACGAGTTCATGCACAACAACAGCCTAGACACATTCATATTTG ATGAAGGAAAGCGCAAGTTACTAGAATGGAAGAACCGTTTTGAGATCATTCTGGGGATTGCACGGGGTCTGCTATATCTCCATGAGGATTCAAGGGTGAGGATCATCCATAGGGATCTGAAGGCAAGCAATGTGTTATTAGACAGAAATATGATCCCCAAAATCTCAGATTTTGGCATCGCAAGAATGTTCGGAGGTGATCAGACAACTGCATATACCGCGAAGGTCATTGGGACATA CGGCTACATGTCTCCGGAATATGCAATGGATGGCGTGTTCTCTATGAAATCTGATATCTACAGCTTCGGTGTCCTGACGCTGGAGATCATCACTGGAAAGAAGAATCGAGGCTTTTACGATGAAGAGCTTGATCTGAACCTCCTCGGCTAT GCATGGAAGTTGTGGAAAGAAGGCCAGGGTGTGGATTTACTGGATGAAGCAATGGGAGACACCATTGACCACAGCGTAGCGCTCAGATGCATACAGGTTGCTCTCCTGTGTGTTGAAGTGCATCCTCGGAACAGGCCACTGATGTCTTCAGTTGTCACGATGCTGAGCAGTGAGAACGCAACATTGGTAGAGCCAAATGAACCTGGGGTAAACATTGGGAAGAGCACGTCAGACACGGATTATTCGCAAACTCATACTGCAACCAATTTTACGGGAACTGCAGTAGATGCTAGGTAG
- the LOC127344057 gene encoding uncharacterized protein — protein MEEVGREHDSSVVVVAVEDFSAAKDTSTVNTKPTRRYPLASLVAILALITLVGVYIFSLSLKQNGMLFGLKQTNMIEKEREQPCHNSSVPESEIPYVHYPSPDTYSRKECACTPVRFFAILSMQRSGSGWFETLLNSHENISSNGEIFSVKDRRSNITAITKTLDKLYNLDWVSSAAKNECTAAVGLKWMLNQGLMKNHQEIAAYFNRRGVSAIFLLRRNLLQRYVSILANDYDRNTKQLNGTHKAHVHHRGQADVLAQYKPTIDTKSLIAELKRSDKLAADGLASFKKIRNIVLYYEDVVSNHTKLADVLDFLKLPKTKLSSRHVKIHTKRLRDHIDNWIDVYNTLNGTQYESFLNGRR, from the exons ATGGAGGAGGTAGGGAGAGAACACGACAGCTCGGTCGTGGTGGTGGCCGTGGAGGATTTCAGCGCGGCCAAG GATACATCAACCGTAAACACAAAGCCTACAAGGAGATACCCGCTCGCCTCGCTGGTCGCTATACTGGCCTTGATCACCCTGGTGGGCGTATACATATTCTCGCTCTCCCTGAAGCAAAACGGGATGCTGTTTGGGCTCAAGCAGACGAACATGATCGAGAAGGAGAGGGAGCAGCCCTGCCATAACTCCAGCGTTCCGGAGAGCGAGATACCTTATGTGCACTACCCTTCGCCGGACACTTACAGCAG GAAAGAATGCGCGTGCACACCAGTTAGATTCTTTGCTATCTTGTCGATGCAGAGGTCGGGAAGCGGGTGGTTCGAGACTCTGCTGAATAGCCATGAGAATATCAGCTCCAACGGGGAGATTTTCTCTGTCAAGGACAGGCGGAGTAACATCACAGCGATCACGAAGACGCTGGATAAACTGTACAATCTGGACTGGGTCAGCAGCGCTGCTAAAAACGAGTGCACGGCTGCCGTGGGGTTGAAATGGATGCTCAATCAG GGTCTAATGAAAAATCATCAAGAGATAGCAGCATACTTCAACCGAAGGGGTGTATCTGCAATTTTCCTTTTAAGAAGAAACCTTCTCCAGCGTTATGTCTCTATATTGGCAAATGATTACGATAGAAACACCAAGCAACTAAATGGAACTCACAAAGCACACGTGCATCACAGAGGCCAG GCAGATGTTCTTGCTCAGTATAAGCCAACAATCGACACAAAATCGTTGATTGCTGAACTGAAGAGATCTGATAAGTTGGCAGCCGATGGTTTAGCGAGTTTCAAGAAGATACGAAATATTGTTCTGTACTACGAGGATGTGGTCAGCAATCACACT AAGCTCGCAGATGTGCTGGACTTTCTTAAATTGCCAAAGACAAAGCTATCCAGTCGGCATGTGAAAATCCATACTAAACGATTGCGCGATCACATTGATAATTGGATTGATGTTTATAATACTTTGAATGGCACTCAGTATGAGAGCTTCTTGAACGGCCGAAGGTGA